CGTCGGGAACGAGCACATCAGGTCAGGTCTATTTCGCGGGCCTGGGCAGCGGCACGGACTTCGACACCCTCATCAAGAAACTGGTGGAGGTGGAGCAGAGCCGCGTCAAGACCTACCAGACCTGGCAGAAGTCCTGGCTCACCAAGAACACGGCCTTCAAGGACCTCAACTCCAAGATGCTCTCCCTGCGCACCACGCTGCAGGGCATGGACACCGTGAACGAGTTCCTCAAGAAGTCCGCCGATTCCACGGACAGTTCCTCTCTCACGGCCACGGCGGGCGGCGAGGCCGAGTCCGGCACGTACACCTACACGGTGAAGCAGCTGGCGCAGAACAAGATGATGGTCACCGGGACAGGGTACAACACCAATACGGAAGACATCAACTCGCAAGCGACGGCGGTAAGCTTCAATTACACCTATAAGGGCGTCACCATTTCGAATTCCGTTCCTGCCAGCGCAACCATCAACGATCTTGCCGCGATCATCAACGCCAATCCATCCAACAATGGCGTACGTGCAAGCGTTCTTTACGACGGAACCAAGTACTACATGCAGCTGCGCGGGCTCGATACCGGCGCGGCGTCCTCCCTGGTGGTGGCCTCCAGCTCCTCCCTGCCGGGCTTCAGCAACGGTTCCTTCAACATCACCCAGGCCAACCAGGACGCCCAGATCAAGATCAACAACTGGCCGCTCTCCAACGCCTGGATTTCGCGCGCCAGCAACACCATCAGCGACGTGGTGACGGGGCTCACGCTCACGCTCAAGAACTCGGGAGCGGGCACGCTCACCGTGGGAACGGACGCCGACGCCGTGCTGGAGAACGTGCGTACCTTCGTAAACCAGGTGA
The Fundidesulfovibrio magnetotacticus genome window above contains:
- the fliD gene encoding flagellar filament capping protein FliD codes for the protein MAIGDATSGTSTSGQVYFAGLGSGTDFDTLIKKLVEVEQSRVKTYQTWQKSWLTKNTAFKDLNSKMLSLRTTLQGMDTVNEFLKKSADSTDSSSLTATAGGEAESGTYTYTVKQLAQNKMMVTGTGYNTNTEDINSQATAVSFNYTYKGVTISNSVPASATINDLAAIINANPSNNGVRASVLYDGTKYYMQLRGLDTGAASSLVVASSSSLPGFSNGSFNITQANQDAQIKINNWPLSNAWISRASNTISDVVTGLTLTLKNSGAGTLTVGTDADAVLENVRTFVNQVNTVRKQVRDLTKFDSNTKEGSILTGNYGLQIIGTIMQNITAAPGIGFNDATDRYTSLSPLGLSTDSVEGSATFGQIILDEDKFKEALEADPLAVGKIFAAQYSGDTDSAQITYSSYIQGITKAGEYNVQYTVAGGKITSATINGHAASFASNSANITGASGQDEAGMVVRVNDLTDGTYSHNVYLRLGKAPELVDELADLTNADTGPLNILQKNYVTISDNIQKKIDSENRRISAMETHMRNRFARLDALLGQYSQIQGQLSSQIAQISKA